AACACTGAAAACAGTATAGATATAATGAAACGTTTATACTGGAAAAATCGGAGGAGCTAAGCTGACTCGGCTCACCTATTTCGGAGAAGCCCACACGCCTTCTCTTCCCGGGGTCGGCAGCCGGAACGCCGGCGAGTTGCTGCTTCTTTCCCATGattgttagggttttaggaaTTTCACAGCGGGAAATGAGGGACAGGGACGCGGGAAATTATCATAACCGAAAGGGGACAAAACCGGCTTAAATATGGACGACCTCACCCCGAAAGGACACGCTCCGTTATGTTTAACTTGATTCGGGATTCAGGGTCTCAACTTCCTAATCCCAATTTAATTcatttaaattataattaatttttgatgGAAGGATTGGACAAGATTCAATGGGCTTAATCATGTCGAGGGGTTTGAGGAAGTCTGATGTTCTTTTTAATTACAGAGAAAGTGATGAGAGATGTTCGAACTCGAGATACCACATACATGGGTTTTAGAAAGTCTGGTTTTATTGTgctgaaacaaacaaacaaacaagcgAGCAAATAATCCGTCCATCCCATGCGACTAAACGAATGCATAAGCCATCCTTAACTGTCAAAAATAGGAGCCAACTAGAGTAAAAGTGTTGTGCACAACGACAACTGCCTtacaaaaaaaggtcaaaaaatgCCCAAGAGCATACAGACCAAGGAAAACGTCCAGTGACACTTAACAAGTTAATACAACTGCTTCCATACAGGTTTTTGTTACCAACAAACAAGCGCCTACTTATACAAATGAATAATCCACATCATACTTTTATGAGCCCACAACACATCTCATAGTAACCAGACTTGTGTTAACATTGGGACAAAACCTCCGCCTCAAGGAGGAAGCTGCTTGGAAACATGGCACACAGGCCAAAAAAATTAAGTCATCTCCAGAAGCTCGGATTAAAAGCTATCAAAGCTAGTCATCCACACTACTGGCAAAAGCATGCATTTTAAATGGAACTGCAATTAGCCAAATCAAACCACACAATAGGTATTTAGTTTAGCAAACAATATAGTCTAATGACTTAAAATAAGATCTCAAAAATCATATTGATTTTAGACAACACACAAAATCATGTCAAGATCTAGGATTCACCAAATCCAGCAAGGTAAAAATTCCAAAGAACCGAATATAAGTGTATAACTTCTAGCCTCTCTGGAATTTAACAGCAACTAATAGCGAAGCACCCAAACGAAAAAAGGGATTACAACTCTCCAAGATCTCTCACTTTCTACCAGGGACCCTAACAGCTTGCCTGTTCTTCTTCTTGGCACCAGACTTGGCAACTTTGAGGCTCCTCTGGACAACACTAAGTCTTGCAAGAGCTGCCTTCTTCAAGTCTGGCCTGTAGTAGTTATCTGCAACCTGTATATATCGGACGGAAAACAATTATAACACAATGCAAAACTTGACATCAAACTAATACACATCATTGTTCATCAAAAAAATTGCTACATCAGATAAGCTACGTTCAAAGAACATTAAGCTTGTATAATTATTTTACACCAAAACAAGTAAAATTTAGATCAATAGAAACTGCTTATTTTCCTAGTTTATGATAAAGAAAAACGTGTACaggaaaaggggggaaaaaatgCCCAAACATCAGCCTCATTGTTCATAATAAAATATCCCAACATGGAGCAGGATTCAGTTTGGATAAAATGAAAGTTCCTCTACTTAATTTTAATTCCACTCAATCATAAGGTGGCATGTATAACCCAAAACACGCGAATTTATTGTTATTCTAAGTTCTGACTCCACTTCCAATAAATTAGAACTATTTCACTCATTCAAGTAGAAAGTGTAAGCAGTAAGAATTAAGAATATATAATTAGATTGAGAAGGAAAGCTCAGAAGCCAAGCGTAACAAATATATTTCATTGAAGAACCCACTCAAGAGGGTCTTCTTACATGTTAGCTTCTCATCATTGCTTAATGCACAATAAATAAATCCCAGGGACTTGCATATTTTGGTTCTCTAACTAATAATGTAAGACGCAAGATGGGAAGAGAGCAGACATTGAACATATTACCATCAAAAATCATATAACCAAAACatgaattattacatcaaacacatctgaaaacaaaacaacagTAAAAATGTGTAAACTTGGACGTTACATTCACATATGAGACACCTCTGGGAGACTACAGACCTCAAGATCTCACTTCTTGACATAAATTTATGTATATTAACATTGGAAGGGATTACAAAAAGCCTCCAATTAGTCCAATCATTCAAGTAGAAAATGTTCAAACTAGACTGAGAAGTAAAGCATAGAAGCCAAGCGTAACAAGaagatttcattgaaaaatccACTCAAGTGGGTATTCTTACATGTTAGCTTCTCATCCCTGCTTATAAGGGATTGCAAGTGACTCGTATAAATGaaattgtagagacaataaaATGAAACAAGCAGAAATTGAAATACACCCCAGCAGGCCAGCATAAAACAAAAGCTACAGATTCACATTGAAACACCTTTGCTGGTTGCCAGTAGGATCTCAAAATCTCTCTCCTAACATATATTTGTGTGaatcaacatataaaaaaaGGCGTCTATTATACCTGATTGGTAACAGCTTTAGCCATGCGAGAGAACTCCTTCCTCATGACGGACTTGTGGAGCAAGCTCTTGGGCTTGTTCTGCTTCTTTGTTTTCGTGGTAGCCAATACCACCGACGGTTCCTTATCTCCGGCTGATAGAATACTCACCGTCTTCCGGTTAGCTAAACctaaaattcaaaaacaaaggCATTAAACATCCAAATGAACAATCAATCAAAGGTAGATTTCATATTTATTCGATGATGAAGCTTACCAGAGTGCTTGTAGGAGTTAAGGTTGTAGAGATTGTTGCTCTCCTTGCTGAATTGGACTTTAGCGTTTCCCCTCCCAAACTCTTTCACCAAGAAAGAGTTGTTCTTCTTGACGATCTCCCAAATCAATTGTCCAGGAACCGCCGCCATTTCTTTTTACACAAACTATAACACCAAAATAGATGATTGGATCAAACCAGATATCAGAACAAAACAGTTTACaatgatgaagatggacaatcagatcaagatagACAATGATTCTCGTTCAAAAGCTCTATCAAGGAAGGACCTAGTCGAAAAACTCACCGAAGGGAACGGATAGAGAGAGAGGGTTCGAGAGATGAGTTGGCGACGGCGACTGCAGGAAGAGGAAGGAGTGCCGAATTTATATCAACGTTCTTAAACCCTAGCCTGCGCAGTCGGGCATTAAAAaggtaataataaattaataattaaagaataaagcattatatataaatattattattatcttgtCCTTCATTGTTGGTTCCCATTGTTGGCTATCAAAGTGCAGTGGGTGCGAGACGTCTCGAGTTGGACTCTCGGAAACCCCCCGTTAGTGGACTCCGTATGATGAGCCATTGAGCCCAAAGATGGGGAGCTAACTTTCCTATCCGTCGTTATGCTTCCCCCCCCCTGTAGTTCCTAACTTTACCAGATGGACAAGGGTTTGAAGCTGTTGGCGTTGGGACATAATAGATCATCACCGTGGTAGCAAGCACCACAATGGAAACATACAGGCTAAAAAACGAAGACCAGATTGATCTTCCAATCGCAGATTTCATAGGATCAACTTGCACAATGGACTTCACAATCACAATGTACACCATCACCCAACCAAGAACTCAAATCACAGTACTAACATGCCACCCACAACCCCAATTCCATACAACTTATAGGAAAGAGAATTATTAGGTCGCAGACGATCGGTAACACGTTCAGATCAAACCTACTTCTAGGAGAAGTTAATAGAAACCATCAAAAAACTTTGAAACATCAATTCGAGCAAGAGACCAGTTCAGAGAGACTCCAATAGAGAAATATTTACGTCCACAATAGTTTGGTTGACATGATTTTTCCTTCTAGTATTCTTGCCAAAGCCATTAGCAGACATTAAGTATCAAAAGAAACCTTCAAGAGAGACTTGTGGCAATGTCATAATTCATGAGACCATTGTCTTCTAACAAGAGAACCTGAACCccttcaaacacaaaaattattGAGGGCATCACAGTTAACCACTGATTTTgcagaaaacaaaaattttccGTGCTCGCGGTTTAGTCATGCAAATGGCATGAGAAGCTTACAATTCAATCCACTTGAACAAATTATAATGGGTGGTTCTCAAACATAGTAACCGGTGACAGTAAATCCCCTTCCCACAATCTCACCGCCACAATACCATGCAAAGCACTCTAATCCGAACAAAGCAGCAATGCCAGCATCCTCAACCTTCAGTTCCTTCCTGTTCTTCCACAAATTCTTGACAGAGTCAAGTTCCTTCCAGAATGCCTCGTAACGACCGGGAATGCTGAGCAGGAAGAAGTTCATGTGAGCACATAAAAGGACAATGAAAAATACTAAAAAGGCTCATAGTTCCAtggaaaaaataggaaaaaaaacatataccCACAAAATAATGGTTAACCATAATACATGAAACTCAACCATAGTCTTTGAACAAGTAGCAGCTAACTCATTGGTAAGGCGAAAGGCATGTATCAAAGAGCTAAAATGGCATCAAAGACCATATACATTGTTATCGATGGGGTCACATAAGTCCTAACAGCAGCAACCTCAAGTTGAGAAACACAACCAAAGCAATTTCACTCAGTTTTcattattaaataataataaaaaaagattaCAAATTCTTTCATCCAAAAGCCTATTTAAAAGCATTCCCTCTCTagaattatttaattatatcaTTTTACTATAGTTAATATCACCCATGATGAAGTATCCCATAACAAACTAGAAAACTGCAAATCAACCAAAGACTTTAGAAGGCTTTTGATACACCATCTACATGCAAAATAACATTAACTTCTAATGGACCAAAAACCCAATGAAACTCAAACCCACGGTTAAAAAGTCCAGAAGTTGAATAAAATTCCACATAAAAATATGGCCATCTTCAAGTAAAATTACATCCCATCACATTTATGATGCCATAAAATGAATTAGATAGCTGCATATGTCATCCAAATGTtacaaaaaatcattaaaacaaATCTGAACATAAACCATTTTTTCCTTGCAAATCATTACAGAGACAGACAGTGGTATTCATCAACTGATGGCATAATTGGCATTCAAATGAAAGAAACTTGGCTTCACTTTGAAATACCATAAAGTGAAAGTATGACATGACTTCAAAAATCAGatatcaaaagtaaaaaaaaaaaaaaaggaattaacCTAGCAAGACGAGTGTAAAACAACTGCTTCGATAATTCGTTGCATTTCTCCACTGTCGCTGGTTCCTGAATGTATTGCTTATTCTGTTCCAACAACTGCTTGTTGTAAGCAGTTCCATGCTTGACTACAAACTGTGATGCTTGACATGCCTTGGACTTCAACTGTAACAACTTTGATGCCATCAGCTACCTGCTTTAAGCCTAGAAACAAACAAATGAGAAGTGTGAAAACATTTAATTGACCCTAATGTCAGAGGCAGACTGGCAGAGACTTCAATTACATCAGACCCCTACAAACATAGACACATTCGACCAATTTAAAAACCTATATACCAGTATATGCACACAACCAAATACGAATGATAAAGAAGTGATGGTTCATCAGTTGGGCACAATTAGTCCCAAAGTTTATTCAGATTCAAGGAAAAACACAGGGGCTAAATCATATTCTACAAAATGATATAATTTTCATCAGCCGAGTTGCAGAGCTACGCATCTCTACACTTACGTCCCTAATTGTCAAATCTCACATTTTAGTCCTAAAAACATCAGACCTACAAGCATAATTaacaagcaagaacaagagaaaATCTAGTTCTCAATTACCATTATAAATTACCACCATTATAACGTCTAACCCCACAGATACAAATACGCTATAGAAATCCAGATTTAAGACAATCAATACAGAACCCTAAGATAGAACAACAATCTAGGCCGAGAAATTGAATTCAATTTGTTCACCTTCCGCGACAAGAGCTGCAGAGATACGGAGAGATGGACCACGCTTCTCTCGCTGGCAGCGTTTCTGTGATGAGCGAGAGAGGAGGGGCATTACCTTCAGGGGGTTTTATTCGACCAGGGCCTATGGGTTATCTTTCCAAAGCCCAGAGTCTACGGGAGTGGGCTCAATTGAAACCCATTCCAAAGTCGTAACATTGGCTTTACATTCTGGAGTCTGGACCTTCAGCCGGCCTTACATTCTAGTACCTAATCCGCAAAAGCGGCGTGGTCCACAGCTCCCGCCTCTAAAATATCTCCAAAACTTGCTGTCCAATGAGTAATGAAGGTGGTACACCAAGAGATATATCGTGAGAGTTGTCTGTCCACTGCTGCCATAAGCTCTCAGTCATTGGGGCGTTCAGGTGATGTGGGCATCAATGATGTCCCCCGTTACAAAGGTTATGACGAGCTCAGGCATGATCTGCCGAGGATGTTTGGCCTTGAGGGCCAGCTAGAAGATCCAGAGAGTGTATGTAGATTATGAAAACTACGTACTCCTCCTCGGTGAAGATCCTTGGTAGTAAGTGAAGAGCTTCAGATTTCAGCAGCTGTTGATGTATCtcaattgttattatatttcTTCAAAATGTCTTTTAAGGGAATTTGTGAGTTGCGTTCAGAGCATAAGGATACCATCAGCCGCTGATGTTCAGCAGATAAGCTTGGATGGAGATCTGCGGAACATTCCAGTCCCCCCAATCAAGCATGTAGTGGAATTCATGGAGGGGACAGTATGGCGATAACTTAGCTGCTTCATTTAATAGATAACAATGCATCGGACAgtaaaccataaaccctaaatcctaacgGAGAAACGAAAGCAAAGGACGCTGGAGATCAGTTCACTTACCATGCTCGAGTGTACTCTCTTCAAACTACTTCGGCTCAATTAAAACTTTACATGTCtgtaaaaacaataaaacttaacatAGGTTCACTATAATAACCTGATTGCATAAACATAACCTAAAGCAATGATCAAAATACATATTCAAAACAGGATTACATTCAAAATTCGTATGCCTTTGCCCAAACTCAAGCACGACGAAATTTCACAACACCTACtcgagaaaaataaaatgacaaCTACGAGAGAACGGCCATCACATCAGAAACCCTAAGAGCAATGTAGTTAGATCCATCACTGCCCTTGAAGTCATTTCCAGCATACTTGGAGTACAGAACACTGCTCCCTTGAGAGACGGGTAAAGGCTTCCTATTACCTTCCTCATCTAGAGGACCCGGCCCGACTGCGATAATCTGTGCATCATCATCAAATGAACAAGTAAACAACACAGCAAAAGCTTCATACTTGTACGCAAGAATTCAGTAagttttcattcattcattagCAAATGCTTAAGAAAGCTTGCTCTTACCGTTCCAATTGACGGTTTATCCTTTGTCGCCTCCGTTAGAAACAAACCTCCAGCAGTTTTCTCCTCAGCCTCAGCAACCTGCATTCAGAAGCCCAACTAAAAACTGTTATAGCAATGAGTTGGccacaaaattatgaaatgcaTTCTATTCATGTCGATGTGACAGACGCATGGACTACTCCATTGTAAAGAACCAGTATCTATAGTATAATGAAAATATGGATAAAAAAATATGGTCAATCTAATCTTTCAAACACGAACAAAAGAAGCGTACATAATATCAGAGTGTTCCTGAAATCACTTAAACTATCTCCAAGTGTATAAGCTAGTAATTTCACCCGATAAACAGACCTTGATCAAAACCCTGTCATTGAGAGGCTTCAGATCCTTTATATCTTCTGTCTCAAGAATACCAACAATGTCATCTTCCTTCAATATAAGATGATTTGAACCATTAAATTCTAGCTCAGTCCCGGAGTACTTTGAATAAACCACCTGGGAACCAGTCTACACAAGGAAGGGCAATTTTAGTGCGAGTATTGTATAGCAGAGATTTAGCAGGGAGGTAAGTCATCAATTATATAATTCACCTTAACAGAAATATCCACTTTTGTCTTCCCAAGTGTCTTCCCCTCTCCGACGGCAACAACCTCACCTCCCTGGGGTTTTGACTGAGCTGATGTTGGAAGTAAAATACCACCATCTGTCTTCTCCTCTACAGTCTTGATCTTCACCAAAACTCTATCACCTATGGGCTTAATTGAAGAAAACTGTAAAAATTGGAAAGCCACAGTTAGACAAAGCACCAGCAGCAGAGAAACCAAATTATAAGCCGCGGCATATCAAATTAGTGAAGATGGTAACACCACCATATAACATGAGTAATATACTGAATTCATGAACACAGAAAGCTTTCAATTGTGATGTAGAAACCACTCAGCATCACCAAACCAAAGCTTACAGAATTACACCTCTTTTTTTCATTTCCAGTATTTGGTCACTCATAAATAAAATCCATGTAACAGAGAGTACGAGAATGAAAACCAAGAACATTTATGAAATAACCGACTTctcaaaaattctaaaaaaattatCCAAGCAAGTTGTACTCTACCGTACATAATATTCAATGGTTGGGGAATATTCAAGGAGAGCTAGCACTCAAAATTCATGAAAGCTCCCAAAGGTTATCCAAAAAAGCTAAAGAACCACACAACATCAATCTAAAAAACCATTACGGACAAGAACCATTGCTACAATGTCATAAAACATGCCACAAGAAGTAACAAGTAAGAACCAACTCTACTGTCAATGAAAGGGTACAAGTTACTCAAATGTAATCAATTATACCTTTGGCGCAACCACAGTCGCTGCTTTGACTACCAGCCCCCGCAATGACCTTTGGGAGAGAGCTCCAGCCTTCAGTGCCCCAAACGACGCGAATTTGGCCGTTGCGGGTCTCAAGCCTTCAAATGATGTCAAGTTTCTCGCTGAAACGGAGATCGATGATCCTGTGAGCTGAGCTGTCGCCATTTCCtgaaacataaacacaaaattcctaaatctctttcttctccttttcctccattttcacAGCAAAACAAATCCACGAATCAAtcaaaatcttcaaaaaaaataaattgaaacacTAAAATCTAACAATACCGTTGGGATAAATTGAAGGATTGGCTCGGATACCGGTGGAGGGAGACGTCCTGAGTTGGTGCAAATTCGCTGAAACAAAGCAGAGACTCGAGAGAGTAATAAAACCCTAGCAAGTTTTTAATGGGGTTTTATCAGATGATGATAAGAGAGACTTCTAGAAAATTTTGGCATGTAATGGAGTGATTCGTCGTCACGCGCTGGAAAACATGGAATTCAAATGTAGTCTAACATTAATTATGGGCTTGGGCTTAGAGACTGTCATCAATGATCAACCCAAAGTAAGGAGATAATTGGGCGGGCCCAATAATAGTGtttggaggtttttttttttttttttccagagaaCACAACCAAGAGTCAGCCCAACCCATCCTGAGACCAATCCTGCATGATGAACCTCGAAGACCGCGGTGCGCCCTGAAACATGTcacatttcaatttcaattgtaAATATAATCTCAAATACGAAATTAAATCCAAATACATACACCTAAACCACACATACCAAGATTCGGCTTGCCACCCAGACTACTCCACGGGGACACGTGCATGCTCTTCATTTTGATAGAATatgaccaaaataaaataaaataaaacacacACTGGCAAGCcagttttcttctccttcttcttgctCCCAAgcaagtataattttttttgtctagaAATGCAGTATAATCATCATTATATATCGTAATTACCGCTGTGTTTTGTTATATATGTACTTTTGACTCGTGTGCTGCAAAGTCAAATACTGATGGGGACACGAGGTGGGTCTGATAGAGAATCAGAGATCCTTAATTAATTGTGAGAGAATATTGTCTGCTTATGGCTATTTACCTAATGGAGTATTATACAGggttaagtaaatttttttcactttaatcACTCAAAGATCAAACGTTTGAAGTTGGttactcaaatttttttttaatacaatttGATCACTCAAGCAGATTATGGGTATTTTGGTCAATCAACATGCTGACATGTTGCGCTGACCACTAAAAACAACTACATTTTGCTTGTGTGGCTGCCAAATGTCAAAatggaaaataataaattaatatatatatatatatatatatatatatatatatatatatatattgtatgacaCCTCATAACATATTCATTTTTAAGACCGTTACATCTTAAGATTTATATTTGACGGTTCatgtttaatttaataaaaaataagataaactCTCTGTGTTTAGGTTAGGTCTCTCACTGTCGCGCATTGTCCTTCCAGTTCTCCATCGTCGCAACTTCAATTGTCTGAACTCGAACTTCCCGTCATCCTCCTTGTCGAATCAGCACAAAGCTTATGTGATGGTGGCTTCTCTCCTCTTGAAGACGATGTAGCTTCTCGTAATCAAAGTTTCCCTCTcttctgtttgcactctctctcTCGAAATCAAAtagttttgattcaaatcctgGGTTTAGAAGTTGAAGTTGGTAGTCTTCCtcaatctcaaattcaacagcCTATTCCGCTGAAGGCTAGAGGCGGGCCCCCTTCTGGTTGCCATAAGGGCTGATTTTCAGTCTTCTTTGGCTTCTCTCTTTGTTGTTggagttttcaattttttttttaaaaaataatatctaTTACAAATTTCCacataatcacatttttttaaaaaatgatttattttatttttaaaatgccACATAAGCTAGTTGATTGCTCGGAATCCTCAACATTTAACCAAGTGGTTAaagtgtataaaaaaaaaatctttaaataACCAACTTGAAACATTTGATATTTGAATGACCAAAGTGAAACTTTAAATATATTTCAATGGTCAAAAGTTGACTTAACTCGTATTACAAGAGTCTATTTCCGTAACCTCGTACATCATTTCCTTAAACAGTTTTAGGGTTTGACTGATTAAAGTTTGTCTTTTATAGTCTTCTAGATGATTTGGACTGTCAACTTACAGGTTAGACGTACTCggacgtgtatatatatgtatccttATTGCTTCATGCATGCATTCATATTTTAGAGCTCAAAAATAACGAACTATCGTCGTCATATTATGAGAAACAGTAGTTCTTCAACAAGAaacacagtaaaaaaaaaatgtaccaCAACTCCACAAACGGTCAAACTCACAATCCACTAATTTACTCAAAATATTGGAATAAAACCTAACTATACTTTTAACGAagcaaagtaataaaaaaaattgctacaaaaaagaaagaaataaagaaagaaacacGTGGCGTATTGATGGAAATCAGAGAAGAAGACAGCCGAATGGTGAAATTAAAGTCGTTTTTTTTGTTGGTAGTTGACAGTTGAGGGACTTGACTATGACTCGAGGCTTTACAAGTGACGTAAGTGAGTGCGTGCGCAAGGGAACGTGTGTTCAGAACCAGAATCTAATCACTCGGTCAAATAAGACACATCCGCGTAGAATAATACCCTGGCGACTGATCATAACAAATTAAATGAAGCGCCAAACGGTCCAAACAATGAGCTTATGAGAGGTTGGTCTCAACTTTAATTGATGTGGGAATTCGAAGCAACCATGGACCTTCCAAAGTCTAATAGTTGTCTCAACTGATCACTGGGGTATATAAATATTCTACTTATCATGtcaacacacacatatatataccttTACTCCTCACACATGTATAGAGACCGTTGTATTTTGACTCCAATTCAAAAGTTAGATTAATCAAAATTACTATTTGGGCTGCTTCAAAGCGTCTCTTTAGTTTGTATCCTTCATCATGATCACGTATCATTCTTTGATATAAAACTTTTAGTTTTAGACACGCACGCTCACATGTCACACAATCacaattatatttttcttattaATTCGAAGATGAAATTTGTTAATACCACCTaggtatataaaaaaaataccgaTTCCACGACCGTCGGCTAGGTAAGGCCCACTTGACTGGGGGCCTGCCCCCTTGGGAACTCAGTAGGGTTTTGCGAAACTCAATGAGAGGGTCGTCCCGTTCCATGAAACTCGCATGCCACTTTCGAGTTGGCCTTGGTTGACCCACATTACATCTCTATGCAgtaataaaagaaaaggcataAATAAAAGGAGATAACCAAAAATTTATGAAACTTAACTCTATTCGTTTAGTAAAATGATCAAAAGAATCAAGTTTGTTAAGGTCGTTCACAAAGAGTCATGCTACAACCCCCAAAAAATGATCCTCATTTTACCCCTCAAATTTATTTGACATATGAAATAATCATTGTTTAAAAACACAAATGTGGGATCCATTTAACATGTCACATTGATTAATTTTCATTTACAGCCTTATTTACATAGGCGATGTAAATAGTGGAGTTAAAAGGGCGAGAAGTCACTATAGTGACCCTGCAATTTCAATCAAAAGAGTTGGATTGTGCTTATCATTACGGGGCTCAATCTATTTTTATACTTTTAATAAATAGATTGGACGACAATGATTTAAGCGACACAAAACTGCAGGCTAGGGCTGTgcacggtccggttaaccggaccgtggAGGCCAAACCGTCACCAATCCGGAAATTACGGATTTGTATTTTctgaaaccaaaaccaatccaaaaccatcaaaacccgttACTACTGTTAACCGACTAACCGGTTCGGTTTCGGTCCGATTATGGTTTTTCGTAAAATATCTATTTTGTAAGCAAATCTTAAAGGattgataaaaatgtttcaaaaaaaatctcaaggaatgatatatattatattaatatttcatagttaatcacttaatgtcttaatctaatggtacataacattagtaattatatattatatctcaatggtccatatttaaagacattatagtattaaatattatatattatatataccggtccggtccggttaaccggtggttacaaaaattccaaaccatATCCGGACCGACTTAACTCGGTTGGTTTCGGTTTTTGAAACCGTTTGACCAAACTCGATCAACTAACTGATCCAAACCGGACCGACCGGTCCGATTATCGGTTTTGATCCGGTTTTCGGTTTCATTTGCACAGCCCTACTGCAGGCTATTCTACTGCAAGTACCCCGGTTTTGTAAATAGTGATTCCTTATCCCCATTTATCGTTTTTCGCACTTCAGAACATAAAACGAAAAGAAGAATGTTGATATTGAGGTTTAGGTGGTCATCTACTACGTGGTCCCCATATTTAACAACTAGTGCCacttgaaaaacaaaaagaactaGTATCCCAAAatgtaataatattttaattctaGAAGAAACACGTGGTCGATTTTTCTAGCCCGCGTAATCCAACTGATGTGGCCTCCCACCACTCCACGTGTACATTATTTGTGCCTTCCGTACATTCctattttcctttcctttcaacGCGCCTCTACCGTGTTGACCCTTCACAGTCAGAAACTCTACACCCTCTTAAAAAGACAACCctccccatatatatatatacacactcccatcatatatatatatatatatgtatatgtactcCCCACACCCCCACTTGATTCCCCTCAAATACACAgacaaaccaaaaccaaaaccattcaatttcaatctaatcaatcaaatcaaaaacatCACCTGAAACGGCTCCTGCTATGGCGAAATACAACACCACGACTACCGAG
This genomic window from Tripterygium wilfordii isolate XIE 37 chromosome 9, ASM1340144v1, whole genome shotgun sequence contains:
- the LOC120005770 gene encoding 60S ribosomal protein L28-2-like, yielding MAAVPGQLIWEIVKKNNSFLVKEFGRGNAKVQFSKESNNLYNLNSYKHSGLANRKTVSILSAGDKEPSVVLATTKTKKQNKPKSLLHKSVMRKEFSRMAKAVTNQVADNYYRPDLKKAALARLSVVQRSLKVAKSGAKKKNRQAVRVPGRK
- the LOC120005771 gene encoding 20 kDa chaperonin, chloroplastic-like — translated: MATAQLTGSSISVSARNLTSFEGLRPATAKFASFGALKAGALSQRSLRGLVVKAATVVAPKFSSIKPIGDRVLVKIKTVEEKTDGGILLPTSAQSKPQGGEVVAVGEGKTLGKTKVDISVKTGSQVVYSKYSGTELEFNGSNHLILKEDDIVGILETEDIKDLKPLNDRVLIKVAEAEEKTAGGLFLTEATKDKPSIGTIIAVGPGPLDEEGNRKPLPVSQGSSVLYSKYAGNDFKGSDGSNYIALRVSDVMAVLS
- the LOC120005773 gene encoding uncharacterized protein LOC120005773; its protein translation is MASKLLQLKSKACQASQFVVKHGTAYNKQLLEQNKQYIQEPATVEKCNELSKQLFYTRLASIPGRYEAFWKELDSVKNLWKNRKELKVEDAGIAALFGLECFAWYCGGEIVGRGFTVTGYYV